The Trichocoleus sp. FACHB-46 genome has a segment encoding these proteins:
- a CDS encoding cysteine hydrolase family protein — protein sequence MSVPLLVVDVQQGFINEFTHHIPRRVVRLIQQGDYGPILFTRFVNQDDGPYCRLLNWHNCDREPETSLVPELEPYAKPECVYTKPGLCGLPNTLIQSLGEHQIKRINVVGIDTDMCVLKIAMDLFDRGIEPIVLTDCCASTAGLQAHLAGLAVLSRNIGAQRLCDAGLSEGMLAAPSA from the coding sequence ATGTCGGTGCCATTACTTGTCGTTGATGTACAGCAGGGCTTTATCAACGAGTTTACCCATCATATTCCTCGGCGCGTGGTTCGCTTAATTCAGCAAGGAGATTATGGGCCAATTTTGTTCACTCGGTTTGTGAATCAAGACGATGGGCCTTATTGTCGGCTGCTAAATTGGCACAATTGCGATCGCGAACCCGAAACCAGCCTGGTTCCAGAACTGGAACCTTATGCCAAGCCAGAATGTGTCTATACAAAACCAGGGCTTTGTGGCTTACCCAATACTTTGATTCAATCCTTAGGTGAGCACCAAATCAAACGGATCAATGTGGTGGGCATCGACACCGATATGTGTGTGTTGAAGATTGCGATGGATTTGTTCGATCGCGGTATTGAACCGATCGTCCTTACCGACTGTTGCGCTAGTACCGCTGGACTACAAGCTCATCTAGCAGGCTTGGCGGTGCTGAGTCGTAATATCGGAGCACAGCGGCT
- a CDS encoding MHYT domain-containing protein: MNHGMTGSYSLSLVALSFAIAVFASYTALDLSGRVRPTKRSTRYLWLLGGAVAMGTGIWSMHFVAMLAFHLSVPVEYDLLTTLLSLLYAIIASGIALWIWRRPNSKFLPLLSGGICMGVAIAWMHYTGMAAMRLPARIEYHFGLVALSVAIAIAASLTALWLAFRLQDKSLRAPFWQKLGSAFVMGIGISGMHYMGMAASRFVSEPVLATSSPTVHAPFMAIAVAAGALLLLSLILIASLIDQQFTMQLSRQQTLLESEKRFRTLIREMQVGVLFLNADAEIVISNQAAIALLQLDQTEGIRSIFGTNQRWLREDGTYFATTELPVQRAIAQRQPIRNVVMGIEQTNSSERTWMLVNADPQFIENGVLERIVCTFSDITQQKQTEEDFQQSQDQFAKAFHSNPVASCITTVAEGRFVDANSSFLKLFGYPREHLIGCTSRELQIWADLKDRDRVIRMLQRDRSAQMVDAPFRTSSGEIREGLCSFEMIEVRGEPCLLSIVNDITERKRAEQALQQAKETADAANRAKSEFLANMSHELRTPLNAILGFTQLMSGDNSLSAQNKEYLSIINRSGEHLLRLINDILEMSKIEAGRSTLNANDFDLHRLLQNLEEMLQLAATAKNLKLIYDCDPQVPQCIRADESKLRQVLINLLGNAIKFTQQGCVTLRVKRAEIGQELAGRRQESAASGQKVEVASDLKLLYGNVVSDQPLALSFEIADTGPGMEANELNNLFTAFAQTTSGLKSQQGTGLGLAISQKFVQLMGGEIAVSSTMGQGSQFRFTLPVYPVQTAQVAISLPIRHKVVGIVPNQPTYRILVAEDQRTNRLLLTRLLSSVGFEVREATNGQEAIALWESWAPHLIWMDMRMPVMNGYEATQCIRASLKGEATVIIALTASAFEEQRQSILLAGCDDFMGKPFNREELLGKISQYLGVQYIYSELEDSHSAKIFPRTTQADGSLIHRSSPEPLSPNSLKVMPPDWIEQLHLAALQGSDLLILKLIQQIPGEHAALSCALVELVANFRFDQIVILARSLQSEIS; the protein is encoded by the coding sequence ATGAATCATGGCATGACTGGCAGCTATAGCCTCAGCCTAGTTGCGCTTTCGTTTGCGATCGCCGTCTTTGCTTCCTACACAGCCCTGGATTTATCTGGACGGGTGCGACCAACCAAAAGATCAACGCGCTACCTTTGGCTGTTGGGTGGAGCTGTGGCAATGGGGACTGGCATTTGGTCGATGCACTTCGTGGCCATGTTGGCTTTTCACCTCTCCGTGCCCGTTGAATACGACCTGTTGACCACTCTGCTTTCGCTGCTCTATGCCATTATTGCCTCTGGCATCGCCCTGTGGATCTGGAGGCGTCCTAATTCAAAATTTTTGCCACTGCTTTCTGGCGGCATCTGCATGGGTGTTGCCATCGCCTGGATGCACTACACAGGGATGGCTGCCATGCGCCTTCCTGCGAGGATTGAGTATCACTTTGGCTTAGTGGCCCTGTCGGTGGCGATCGCCATTGCCGCCTCACTCACAGCTCTTTGGCTAGCCTTTCGACTGCAAGATAAGTCACTCAGAGCACCCTTTTGGCAGAAGTTAGGCAGTGCTTTTGTGATGGGAATTGGCATTAGTGGCATGCACTACATGGGCATGGCAGCCAGCCGATTTGTGTCCGAACCCGTACTTGCCACCTCCTCGCCGACAGTTCACGCTCCCTTCATGGCAATCGCGGTCGCTGCTGGCGCTCTACTGCTTCTCAGCTTGATCTTGATTGCGTCTTTGATTGATCAGCAATTTACGATGCAACTGAGCCGACAACAAACGTTGCTAGAAAGCGAAAAGCGGTTTCGGACCTTGATTCGTGAGATGCAGGTTGGGGTGCTGTTTCTAAATGCTGACGCAGAAATCGTCATTAGTAATCAAGCCGCGATCGCACTATTGCAGTTGGATCAAACCGAAGGTATCCGGTCTATATTTGGGACCAACCAACGTTGGCTCCGCGAAGACGGAACTTATTTTGCCACAACAGAGCTGCCTGTGCAGCGGGCGATCGCCCAACGCCAACCGATCCGAAACGTGGTGATGGGCATTGAGCAAACCAACAGCTCTGAGCGCACCTGGATGCTGGTCAATGCTGATCCGCAGTTTATAGAAAATGGAGTTTTAGAGCGGATTGTTTGTACCTTTAGCGATATCACTCAGCAGAAGCAAACAGAAGAAGACTTTCAACAAAGCCAAGACCAATTTGCCAAAGCTTTTCATTCCAATCCAGTCGCGAGTTGCATCACTACTGTTGCCGAAGGCCGCTTTGTCGATGCCAATAGCAGTTTCCTCAAGTTGTTTGGCTACCCACGCGAACATCTGATTGGCTGTACTTCGAGAGAGCTACAAATCTGGGCCGATCTCAAAGACCGCGATCGCGTGATTCGAATGCTGCAACGCGATCGTTCAGCTCAAATGGTAGATGCCCCTTTTCGCACCAGCTCCGGTGAAATTCGAGAAGGACTCTGTTCTTTTGAAATGATTGAGGTCAGGGGGGAACCTTGTCTCCTCAGCATTGTGAATGACATTACCGAGCGCAAGCGGGCAGAACAAGCTTTACAACAAGCCAAAGAAACAGCAGATGCCGCAAATCGGGCCAAGAGTGAATTTCTGGCCAACATGAGCCATGAGCTGCGTACGCCTCTAAATGCCATTCTTGGCTTCACGCAACTCATGAGTGGCGACAATTCTCTCTCAGCTCAAAATAAGGAGTATCTCAGCATTATTAATCGCAGCGGTGAGCATCTGTTGCGGCTGATCAACGACATTCTGGAGATGTCCAAAATTGAGGCGGGGCGATCGACACTCAATGCCAATGATTTCGATCTCCATCGTCTGCTGCAAAACCTCGAAGAGATGTTGCAACTTGCCGCGACTGCTAAAAACTTAAAACTGATCTACGACTGTGATCCTCAAGTCCCACAATGCATCAGAGCAGACGAAAGCAAACTACGTCAGGTCTTGATTAATCTCTTGGGCAATGCCATCAAGTTTACTCAGCAAGGCTGTGTGACATTGCGGGTCAAGCGAGCAGAGATCGGGCAGGAGTTAGCAGGGAGGAGACAGGAATCAGCAGCTAGCGGTCAGAAGGTTGAGGTTGCTTCCGACCTAAAATTGCTCTACGGAAATGTAGTCAGCGATCAACCCCTAGCGCTTTCTTTTGAGATTGCCGATACAGGCCCTGGGATGGAAGCCAATGAACTGAATAATTTGTTTACAGCTTTTGCCCAAACAACTAGTGGCTTAAAATCGCAGCAAGGAACGGGCTTAGGCTTAGCCATTAGCCAGAAGTTTGTGCAACTCATGGGTGGAGAAATTGCTGTTAGTAGCACGATGGGGCAGGGTTCTCAGTTCCGCTTTACCTTACCCGTTTACCCAGTGCAAACCGCTCAGGTAGCCATCTCTCTACCAATCCGCCATAAAGTCGTTGGCATAGTACCCAATCAGCCCACTTATCGCATTTTGGTTGCCGAAGACCAACGCACCAATCGCCTTCTGCTCACCAGGCTCCTCAGTTCTGTAGGGTTTGAGGTTAGAGAAGCCACCAATGGCCAAGAAGCGATCGCTCTCTGGGAAAGCTGGGCTCCACATCTAATCTGGATGGATATGCGGATGCCCGTGATGAATGGTTATGAAGCAACTCAATGTATCCGGGCTTCGCTAAAAGGAGAAGCCACGGTGATTATTGCTTTAACTGCCAGTGCCTTTGAAGAACAACGTCAGTCCATCTTATTGGCTGGATGCGATGACTTTATGGGCAAACCTTTCAACCGAGAGGAATTATTAGGGAAAATCAGCCAGTATTTGGGCGTGCAGTACATCTACAGCGAACTAGAGGATAGCCACTCTGCAAAAATCTTTCCTCGCACTACGCAGGCAGATGGATCGCTCATTCACCGAAGTTCTCCCGAACCACTTAGCCCCAATAGCCTTAAGGTGATGCCGCCCGACTGGATAGAACAGTTGCATTTAGCGGCTTTACAAGGAAGTGATCTCCTAATCCTCAAGCTCATTCAACAAATTCCTGGAGAGCATGCTGCGCTTAGCTGTGCTTTAGTTGAACTGGTGGCAAATTTTCGCTTCGACCAGATTGTTATTTTGGCGCGATCGCTACAAAGCGAAATTAGCTAG
- a CDS encoding tetratricopeptide repeat protein, with protein MRHAPVRYARQLLTLGMMGLIGATVVEPTLAAQKSSTPNPNQQKVQLDSNNAASYYQQGNELYHQGKLTGAIAAYRKAIELDGKYVEAYVGLGNALDDNGNTDKAIAAYQQAIRLRPNDAIAYYNLGVTHYRLNKYDEAVAAFEQTTKLDPKFVSGFISLGNALDDMGKFQPALQAYQQAIQLEPDNASAYLNMGIAYARQKQTKAAIAALQKAKTLLQTEGNSDAIQQIEQMLQQLTTS; from the coding sequence ATGAGGCACGCCCCAGTTCGTTACGCTAGGCAACTGCTCACCCTGGGGATGATGGGTCTAATCGGGGCTACAGTTGTAGAACCAACTTTGGCTGCCCAAAAAAGCTCTACACCCAATCCAAACCAACAGAAGGTCCAACTGGATTCTAACAATGCTGCATCGTACTATCAGCAGGGTAATGAACTTTATCACCAAGGGAAGTTAACTGGAGCGATCGCGGCTTACCGCAAAGCCATTGAGCTTGATGGAAAGTATGTGGAAGCTTACGTCGGTTTGGGCAATGCCCTGGATGACAACGGGAACACGGATAAAGCGATCGCCGCCTATCAACAAGCGATTCGTCTCCGCCCTAATGATGCGATCGCCTACTACAACTTGGGGGTGACTCATTATCGCCTCAATAAGTACGACGAGGCTGTAGCCGCCTTCGAGCAAACTACTAAGCTTGATCCCAAGTTTGTCTCAGGCTTTATCAGCTTAGGCAATGCCTTAGATGATATGGGAAAATTTCAGCCCGCCCTTCAAGCTTATCAACAAGCCATTCAATTAGAGCCTGACAATGCCAGTGCCTACCTGAATATGGGCATTGCTTATGCTCGCCAAAAACAAACCAAAGCTGCGATTGCCGCGCTGCAAAAAGCCAAAACTCTCCTGCAAACTGAAGGCAACTCGGACGCAATTCAGCAAATCGAGCAAATGTTGCAGCAACTCACGACTTCCTAG